Part of the Brassica oleracea var. oleracea cultivar TO1000 chromosome C8, BOL, whole genome shotgun sequence genome is shown below.
TACATAAAGGTACGTTTGTATTTGGCCTCTCCTGGAGTCAAAAAAATAACTTTTTCAGATTGTTTCGGTGCACACATGAGTGATCATCAAAAGAAGAATGATACCAAATGGTTGCTTCATAATAAAGAACCTTTTTCTTCATTTAAACAAAGGTTTATTCCCTCTGTGGACCGTAAGAGAAAAAAGGGACAAAAATTAAACTAAACCTAGCCTTCTCTTTTTGCTCTTGCCCATAGCTCTCTTTATAAATTTTGTAGATCCACTTTAACTACAGTTCTTTGTATTATAGGACCGGAAAGTTACACTTTTTACAAATTGTTTATGTGTCTATTTCTCGAGTGCTTAATCATGGCCTAAGTGTAATGATGTTATGAATACATCTAATCATGTCTTTTCACCTCTTTGCCTGAACTATTAGCACTAAATTTTTCAGCTTCATGCCCTTATATCTCTCTCAGTATCCTCATATTGTTTCCCTGTCTCTCACTCTCTCTTGTTATGTCAGCTACTGGAACAAAACGAATCAACACTACAACGGTTCAGAGAGATGCCTCAGCTAAGCAGACCGCAACCAAGGGACCTTATGGTGGTAAGAACCCCGGATGCACAACGAGCTGCGGATTGAGGTTACCAAGGAAAACAGAAGCCACAGCAGCCAGAATGATCAAGCATCTTGGCTGTAAATTTGCAAAAGGTTTGCGTCTGGTGGTGATGAGGAAGAAGAGGAAATCTCAACCGTCTAAGGTTTCTTCTTCTTCTTCCTCAGGGAGATCTCAGCCGTCGATCATGCCAATAAGCAATGACAGTCATAGATCAGAGGCTATAGAGGACTGCATAGAGTTCATCAACTCATCGTCCTCCTTCACCAGATCAAACTCTACTACTTCTTAAGTGTCATCTCTCTCAAATCCGTTGTCCCCGTTGTTCATTGTCTATATCTATTTGCTTATTTGTGAGAATATTACATGTAATGTCTATAAGTCTATGTGACTTTCTGTTGATGTGTACTATGGCAATAGTAAAGGTAAATATGTTAAATCAGTTATCATCGTCCGCTTGCTCTGTCTAGAAATGTTCACCTTTGATGTTCATAAACATTCAGTGAATGTTTAAATATCAGCATGTAACGTGATATTATCTACTAAAGGTAAACTAAAAAATAGTTTATCCTAACAGTTATATAATAACGTAGGGTGCAATTTAAAAAGGTCTATATGCACCTTCGATGAATGGGATACCTGAACCATACAATATATCATATAAGTGCGCGTGTGTTAACAATTTCATTAGCCTAAAATGACCAATCTATTTATACTGATGTTTTACCTAATTCTAGCATATCTTTAAATAGTAAATGATTGCAACTTATAGGTCGTGTTCAATTTGTTATAAAATATGTGTTGCGAGGTCTACTAAAAGTTGAAATTCCCACTAATAGCTATCAATAATATACTTCCAGTTGTTAATGTCGCTGGTCCACTAATATTCATGTTTGTATACGTAAATCTTATCTCAATCAAAATCAAATACATGTCGGCAAGGAAGTGTAGTGTCAAATGAATCTTGACCAGTTTGTTAATAAACATAAAGCCCAATTCATAAAAGCTCAAATCACAAAGCCCAAGCCCATGTTTAAAAACACTCCTCGCACCGGCAATCTTCCCGCCATGGATTCCGGCGTAGCCGCAAGCCTTTGTCTAACACATACCATCCCCTTCAGGGCTGATCTTAAAAATATAGTTAAAAGAGAGTAATATTGAAGCTGGAGATTTGAACATGGAGGAGGACGGTTACTCTTTCTCTCTACCTCGTTATTCTCGCTCAGATCCTCCCACGTTCCTCCTCCTTACGCTTACGCTTCGTCGCCGCTTTTCCTCTTCGGTGGAGATCTGATTCCCCACTACCCGATCGTACAGATTCGAAATCGAATCTACGCTCCGTGTTTCCCGCGATTATCGAGCTGATATAAAGTGTAATCATCTTCCTTATTCTCATCATTCGTATCTTCGATTCCGCGAATCGAGGGGGGGAGAGAACGAATCTGCGATTCTCCTCCAGGTACTCATCTACCTCTATGTCTATCTATACTCTCTTGCGTGTTGCGTGAATGCGTAAATCTCAATTAAGCTGCAGGAACTTTGAAGATATGACTGATGTGGAACGTGAAGCAATTGTTTGCGATGAATCAGAGCTGAATCGTTTCAGTGATAATGCTAGTAAAAGCCTTGTTAATCAACTTCATAGAGGCTTTAGTGAAAGGTAATATAATATGCTTAGGCTGAATGGTGTTAAGGAAAATTGAATAGAACTTTATTGGTTTTTTTCTGAAGGTTTCTCAGATGGAGACGGAGGTTTCTTCCCTTTGGTGGAGATAACAGACGTGGCCACGGTTCAGTGAAGCTTTCAGGACCTCTTGTTTCTGGAGCAGCTTACTGCGTCTCTTCCTGCAGCATGATAATCATGAACAAGATTGTTCTCTCCAGTTATAATTTCAACGCAGGAGTCTCTTTGATGTTGTATCAAGTAAGATATATTGATTGACCCATGAGCTTTGATATCCTTGGCAGTTATGATGATTTGAGAAAAGTATATATGCTTTGGTGTTATCAGAACTTGATCAGCTGTTTGGTGGTAGCTCTACTAAAACTCTCTGGAGTGGTTTCAGTAGAAAGATTTAACTGGAAGTTGATCAGAGTTTGGATGCCTGTTAATGTTATTTTTGTGGGCATGCTCATCTCGGGAATGTACAGGTAAGGTTTCAACATTTTTGAGGAGACTAATTGGTATTTAAAAGAATCTGTTGTAGTGCCTGAGACTTATGTAACATTACGTTTCTTTTTTCCAGTTTGAAATACATAAACGTTGCTATGGTGACTATTCTGAAAAATGCAACGAATATTATTACTGCGGTAGGAGAGTTATACATGTTCCGAAAAAGGCAGAACAACAAGGTTTGGGCTGCAATGTTCATGATGGTAAGCTAAATCGCACATCTTTGAAGCTTGGAGAAAATCTTTAAGACTCCAGTTAGTTTCTGTAGCAACCTCTGTCTGATGTCATAGTGATACCAACTAAGAGTTTTCAATGTAGATCATCTCTGCAATCAGCGGAGGCATCACGGATCTGACTTTCAACGCGTTAGGGTACACGTGTCAGACTGCCAACTGCGTTCTAACCGCAAGTTATTCAGTAAGTTCACGCTTATGAAACAAGTAACAAGATTCACACACATTCTATAACGATGATCTTGTTCAACTCTATGGTCACAGCTTACTCTGCGCCGAGTCATGGACAAAGCAAAACAATCCACAAAATCAGGATCCCTTAATGAGGTGTCAATGGTGCTGCTTAATAATCTCTTGTCACTACCTTTTGGCATCATCTTGATCATCTTACTGGGTGAATGGAGATATGTAATAAGCACGTAAGAACTATTAAAATAGACCTACACTTGTCCAGAAATTTAGTATCTTGTCATTTTTTTTTAATCCTTACATTTTTGTTGGTGTTTTACACTTTGGCAGGGATGTGACACAAGATACAATGTTTTGGGTAGCCGCAACAGCAAGCGGCTTCCTCGGTTTGGCCATCAGCTTCACTTCGATGTGGTTCTTGCATCAAACTGGACCCACAACATACAGGTATCTCTCTTTCCCACTACGGAAAGAAACGTTGCCTTGTAAATATTTTCGTGAGTGGGTTATAACGGTATGGCGTTCTTTGTATTATGTGACCAGTTTGGTGGGTTCACTAAACAAGGTTCCGATATCATTATCTGGTCTTGTACTCTTCGATGTCCCTCTCAGTCTCCCAAATTTGTTCAGCATACTTTTTGGTAAATAAAACTGTTCTGCTCCACTTATATGCTCTCTTTTTCTTTGGTGGTTAAGGTGGGAAAGAATCAATTGGTGTATATTGATTTTGGTTTTGCAGGTTTATTTGCTGGTGTTGTCTTTGCCAGAGACAAAATGTCATAATCGTGTTTCCAAGCCAAAGTACAACTCGTTGCAGAGGCTGGAGACAATTTTTTTTTTTTTGAAACAGAGAAGAGAAAGGCTTCTCGAACTGTAACTAATAGTTCCAACTTTGGATACATTTTTCTTATACAAGGCAGAAACATAGAGGTTTATTTTCAGTTTTGAGAGCTTACTTTAACGTATCAACCATAAATTGTACATGGAGAATGGATAAGTAATCCATACATTCGACTTGAATGGTTGTTGAAGACTCTTTAGTATATTTAAGCTTTCTGATCCGTTTACCTCAAAAGATTTGGGGTTTGTTCTGATGCGACTACTGCACTCCAAATTTGTTAAACCAGTAATAAACAAATTATAGCCTCAGTGCGTAAACTGGTGAGAAACTGACAGACGCATGGTTGTCCACGTAAAAGGACATGTCCGTGACGGTATGGACTACTTCAAGGAGATATGCCCACATGACATGAGTTTTGTAAAAAGAAACACACTGTACATTTAGACAATTGTTGTGGCTCTTTTCTATTGGGTTGTGTTACTGTTACGGTGGAGGATCTAGAGGGAAACACGTCTCATCACCACCGGTGTTCCAAAGGAAATGTGCGTAGTTAGCAGAGTAAAATGAGTTTGTTGGATCAGCAGAGATCGCTTCCAAGAACGTTTCCTCTGCTCTCCCTATATCGTTCCTTGCTTTCCACAGAAACGTCGCGTATTTATTCAGCGCCTCCGCGTCCGTTGGCTCTGCTTCTGCCGCTCTCTTGAAATACTTTTCCGCTCTGTATTCAGACCCAAACAACAATAAGAGGCCACGTTAGAATGTGACAAAGATCTAGCACAGGTGTGGTTTTGTTCATTAGGGTAGTGAGATAAGAATATATATAAAAGGGTAAGTGAGAATTGGTTCTGGTTATAGAACGTGACAGGTGCATCAAATCAAAGTTGTCGGCAATGAAAACGCTATTGAATTATGGGTCATGGGTAAAATGTACTTTCTGTTGACCTTTTTCATCAAAATATCTTTAGGTTTTAATTTTTAAATAGTATTGAACTATTTGCAAGCAAATGCGCATTTTAGCGATTAGTACCTAGGAACACTTAATGTGACACCGATGTAATTAACAACTTGTGAGAGCAAAAAGTTATTAACAAATCAGTTTTTACTTTGTAGTATTTTGGTTCTTGGAGGAGAAGTAATTATCAGAACTTCACCATATCTCCACTATCAACCAAGTTTTAAAAAATCTTTTATTTGTTGGGAACCCTGAACCCTTTTTTTTTTTAACACAAGAGCGACATTGTTTTATTTTATTCTGAAAATGGAGATGTGGAATTTTCTATCTACTAGTTGTCTTCTTTCCCTTAAGTGGTAAGAGAGAACTGGTTCACACATTTTAAGCCTATCCGATTGGTTCTTATAGTGATTTGATTATGACAACTTGTTAGCTAAAACACCTTATATATCTCCTTAATCCCCTAAACAATACCTATCATTCCATGACATACGTCTACTTGTGACTATAAGTATCAACTTTTCAACATGTAAAACGCAAGATTTGCATGCAAGAGTCTAAAACAAATATCTACACACTCTAATCATGATCTAAACAAGAACAAAATCAATAATATATTTTAAATCACACTATCATTATAATACGATGGTTAAATGTTAATTACCTGTCGTAGTCATGAATGATTAAGTAAAGAAATTGAGCGTAATTAGTGAGAAGGAGAACGTTATCAGGCTGCTGAGACAATCCCGTTTGGTACAGAAGCTCCGTCTTGAAGTAGTCCATGGACTCTTCAGCTTCGACTCGTGCCTCCACCGGAGACACCATCTGCTTCATCGTCTCGTGATCCAACGTTTCCATTTTCTCCGACTCCTCCCAGATCGAGTTCCAAAGTTTAATCTCTTCTTGTCCCGACACAGATACGTCTGAATCCGAAGTTGAAAACTGAGGTAGCATTCTGAACTTGTCAGACCCATCGCCGTCTGTTCCGCTTTGTACCGTCGGGATGTTGTTCCCACCGCTGCCGCCGCCGGTGGGAGAAGAAACAGAGAAGGTCTTGATCACTGAGGAGTCTAGCTTCTCATGGGGCCTGAGGCAAAAAAATATATTTAAGTCTCTATACTAATATTTTATTAAAAATTTCTGATAGATATTTTTTCAAAAAGTTATAAGCATATCTATAAATAAATTTGTGACAAAATAAAAATATTTTCGAATAAATAAAATTTTCACCCCTTTTCTTATTTTTATGATGTAAAAATAAATATTTTTTTAAAGAAAATCGGACTCTCACTTATTAAAAAATAAGGGGTTATGGGTGGTGGCACTGTATGTCCCCTTATCTAAGCCAGCATTTGTCTCAGTCGTATCGAAACTCAAAGATACGGCAGCTAAGGCGGAGTTTGTGCCGATAGAGTAAACCGTGAAGTTGGCTAGGAGGATCATAACAGAGACCATCAACGTAGGAGTGGTAGAGAAAACTTGTTGGAACAACCAAACGAACGATGCATGCATCTCTTTCCTCACGCGAAGGAGGACACCTTGGAGATCTTCGAAGAGGAGAAGCTCTCTCATGTGTAATGTGAAGCTCTGGAGTTCACGGATCATGAACACCATAGAAGAGAAGGCTCTATTCATAGCTGATGATTCACCGACTTGTTTGATAACTTCTTCTTCTTCTTCCATCTTTAGTTTTCTCTTTATGATACGAAGCGAGAGAGGAAGTTCGACACTGTTTGCTTTCCTCTCGATGGTCGACATTTGGACCGTCTCATGCCAAGGTGGTTTCATTGTGTCCATTACAGTGAAGTCATGACTTCCAAAAATGTCGCTGTCCTCTTCGTTGGAGACTTGGAACTTGAGAGAAAGCTCTTGCATCTTTTTTGAAAACTCCTCCTCTGAGAAGGGATCGACGCTTGTGATAAAAGCTCTGGGAAGCAAGTGAGTTTTGGTGTGTCTCGATGATTCCCAGAGCTCACAGGACAGAGAGCGTCCGTTGTTGCCGATGCTACGTCGTTTTGAAAGAGATGAAACGGTGGAGGAAGATAGGGTTTGAGAGAGGGAAGAGGAGTGA
Proteins encoded:
- the LOC106310796 gene encoding GDP-mannose transporter GONST2; translated protein: MTDVEREAIVCDESELNRFSDNASKSLVNQLHRGFSERFLRWRRRFLPFGGDNRRGHGSVKLSGPLVSGAAYCVSSCSMIIMNKIVLSSYNFNAGVSLMLYQNLISCLVVALLKLSGVVSVERFNWKLIRVWMPVNVIFVGMLISGMYSLKYINVAMVTILKNATNIITAVGELYMFRKRQNNKVWAAMFMMIISAISGGITDLTFNALGYTCQTANCVLTASYSLTLRRVMDKAKQSTKSGSLNEVSMVLLNNLLSLPFGIILIILLGEWRYVISTDVTQDTMFWVAATASGFLGLAISFTSMWFLHQTGPTTYSLVGSLNKVPISLSGLVLFDVPLSLPNLFSILFGLFAGVVFARDKMS
- the LOC106310795 gene encoding uncharacterized protein LOC106310795, whose product is MGMKIATTSTLHQCVAHHSSSLSQTLSSSTVSSLSKRRSIGNNGRSLSCELWESSRHTKTHLLPRAFITSVDPFSEEEFSKKMQELSLKFQVSNEEDSDIFGSHDFTVMDTMKPPWHETVQMSTIERKANSVELPLSLRIIKRKLKMEEEEEVIKQVGESSAMNRAFSSMVFMIRELQSFTLHMRELLLFEDLQGVLLRVRKEMHASFVWLFQQVFSTTPTLMVSVMILLANFTVYSIGTNSALAAVSLSFDTTETNAGLDKGTYSATTHNPLFFNKPHEKLDSSVIKTFSVSSPTGGGSGGNNIPTVQSGTDGDGSDKFRMLPQFSTSDSDVSVSGQEEIKLWNSIWEESEKMETLDHETMKQMVSPVEARVEAEESMDYFKTELLYQTGLSQQPDNVLLLTNYAQFLYLIIHDYDRAEKYFKRAAEAEPTDAEALNKYATFLWKARNDIGRAEETFLEAISADPTNSFYSANYAHFLWNTGGDETCFPLDPPP
- the LOC106312538 gene encoding josephin-like protein; its protein translation is MIPNGCFIIKNLFLHLNKATGTKRINTTTVQRDASAKQTATKGPYGGKNPGCTTSCGLRLPRKTEATAARMIKHLGCKFAKGLRLVVMRKKRKSQPSKVSSSSSSGRSQPSIMPISNDSHRSEAIEDCIEFINSSSSFTRSNSTTS